In Chthoniobacterales bacterium, one DNA window encodes the following:
- a CDS encoding branched-chain amino acid ABC transporter permease has translation MRSQLVLLLTLIACGVISTFATGMNPYYYDILVGIGINIILATGLNLVNGYTGQFSLGHAGFMAVGAYGSSWLTLSYGYILGSSSIAITTGYVIALLLGGIGAALAGLIVGIPSLRLRGDYLAIVTLGFNEIIKGIIQNCEALGAQRGLGGMVLHTNFFWTFAFAALTVYVVVSLVNSTYGRGFLAVKDDEIAAEAMGINTTKYKVLAFVLAAFFAGIAGGLYAHFKQFIHPEGFNFIKSVDIVVMVILGGMGSTVGVCLAAVLLTILPEFLRKVSHYEWLPDWFRHVAENRMILYSLLLIILMLTRPQGLFGVRLARKK, from the coding sequence CGACATCCTCGTCGGCATAGGGATCAACATCATCCTCGCCACTGGGCTTAATCTTGTAAACGGCTACACCGGCCAGTTTTCGCTCGGCCACGCGGGCTTCATGGCGGTCGGCGCGTATGGCTCCTCCTGGCTCACCCTCAGCTACGGCTATATTTTAGGTTCGAGTTCCATTGCTATCACAACTGGCTATGTAATTGCCCTCTTGCTTGGCGGTATTGGAGCGGCGCTCGCCGGCCTCATCGTCGGCATTCCCTCGCTGCGGCTGCGCGGCGATTACCTCGCCATCGTCACGCTGGGTTTCAATGAAATCATCAAGGGCATCATCCAGAATTGCGAGGCTCTCGGCGCACAACGCGGACTCGGTGGCATGGTGCTGCACACGAATTTCTTTTGGACCTTCGCCTTCGCCGCACTCACGGTTTACGTCGTTGTCAGCCTGGTGAATTCCACCTACGGACGCGGTTTTCTCGCGGTCAAGGATGACGAAATCGCCGCCGAAGCGATGGGCATCAACACCACTAAATACAAGGTCCTCGCCTTCGTCCTCGCCGCCTTTTTCGCCGGAATCGCCGGGGGACTTTACGCGCACTTCAAGCAATTCATCCACCCCGAGGGCTTCAACTTCATCAAGTCCGTGGACATCGTCGTCATGGTCATTCTTGGCGGCATGGGCAGCACGGTCGGCGTCTGTCTGGCGGCAGTTTTGCTAACTATTTTGCCAGAATTCCTCCGCAAGGTCTCCCACTACGAGTGGCTACCCGACTGGTTCCGGCATGTCGCGGAAAACCGGATGATTCTCTACTCACTGCTCCTCATCATCCTCATGCTCACGCGGCCGCAAGGCTTGTTTGGAGTTAGATTGGCCCGGAAAAAATGA